AATATGCGCTACGCTGGAATCCTTCTTAAAGAGTCAGCAAATCAACGGCACCGTTTTCGCCTACGACAGCGCGGAAAAATTCATCTCGGCCATTGAAAGCAAAAGATTGCGGTTTGACATCGTATTTATGGACATCATCATGGGCGATATGGGCGATATGGACGGCATGACATGCGCACGCCTAATCCGCCAGTGGGACAAGCTGGTCAAAATCGTGTTTTTGACCAGTTCCACGGAGTATGTCTACGAAGGGTACGAGGTAAATGCCTCCGGCTACCTGGTAAAACCGCTGAGCACGGCGAAAGTGACCGCCTGTTTGCAAAAAACGATTGACGAATTGCAGCGCCTGGCCAAAGAAACCATCGCTGTCACCAGCGGCGGCGTAAAGCGGCGAATCCCGATTGACGACATCCTTTATCTGGAGAGCCGCAGGAACCAGGTGGAGGTTGTTCTAGCAGCGCCAGCTGAAAGATTGGTCGTTTATACCAAACTGGATGAATTCGCCCAAAGCCATCCGTCAAAAATGTGGCTCCGGCCACATCAGAGTTTTGTCGTGAATTTCCTGTATATCGAGGAATACGCCAGCGATAGTTTCGTTCTTCGTGACGGCACGGTCATCCCCATCA
The sequence above is a segment of the Sporomusaceae bacterium genome. Coding sequences within it:
- a CDS encoding LytTR family DNA-binding domain-containing protein, translating into MVKTMLIIAVCEDNNAERNEICATLESFLKSQQINGTVFAYDSAEKFISAIESKRLRFDIVFMDIIMGDMGDMDGMTCARLIRQWDKLVKIVFLTSSTEYVYEGYEVNASGYLVKPLSTAKVTACLQKTIDELQRLAKETIAVTSGGVKRRIPIDDILYLESRRNQVEVVLAAPAERLVVYTKLDEFAQSHPSKMWLRPHQSFVVNFLYIEEYASDSFVLRDGTVIPISRTYKNTTRASFYNLLHNK